One Pseudomonas sp. B21_DOA genomic window, TGAAGCGCCAGCGCGCCAGCACCGGTTGGCTCACCCGCAGCAGACTGGTGCGCGCGTGATAATTGACCAGCACCAGGGTCAGCAACAACGCCGCGCCGCCAGCGTTGTGGGCGACGGCCACCGGTAGCGGCAGATGAAACAGCACGTTGCTGATGCCGAGGGTGATCTGCGCGGCGAGGGCGATCAGCAGCAATCCGGCCAAACGGGTCATGCCCACGGCTTTCAACTGCCACGCCAGACCGAGCAGCACGACCGTCACCAGCAAAGCGCCGATGCGGTGGGTCAGGTGAATCGCCGTGCGCGCATCGCTGTCGAGTTGTCCGCCGAGATAATTCGGGCCGATGTGCTGAGTCAGGTGAAAACCATTGGCGAAGTCCGCCGGCGGCAGCCATTGGCCATGGCAGGTGGGGAAGTCGATGCAGGCCACCGCTGCGTAGTTGGAACTGACCCAGCCGCCCAAGGCGATCTGGCCGATCACCAACAGCAGGCCCGCCGTCGCCCAGTATTGCAGGCGCTTGGGTACGGTCAGCACCGGCAGCACGCCGGACAACCTCAGCGTCAGCAGGAACAGCAGACTCAGCGTGGCGAAGCCGCCGAGCAAATGCCCGGTAACCACTTGCGGCCAGAGCTTGAGTGTCACCGTCCACATGCCGAACGCTGCCTGAGCGATGACCACCGCCAGCAGAAACAGCGGCAGTTTCACCGGTTGGCCCGGATGGCGCCGGTTGACCCAGGCGCGCCCGGCCAATACTGAAATCAGCAGACCCAGAGTGCCGGCGAAGTAGCGGTGGATCATCTCGTTCCAGCCTTTGTGCGCCTCCACCGGCGCGTCAGGGAAATGCAGCTCGGCATGGGCCAGTTGCGCCTCGCTTTTCGGCACGCTGATAAACCCGTAACAGCCCGGCCAGTCGGGGCAGCCGAGGCCGGCGTGGGTCAGGCGCGTATAGGCGCCGAGCAACACCACAATCAGTGCCAGCAGGGTGGCAAACAGCGCGAGGCGAAATCCAGGTTTGGCCATGACGATGCCCTTATCCGATGTTCGACAGTTTCAGCAGATGCCGCAGGTCGTTAAGCAGATCCTTGCCCTTCACATTGGGCTCGTAGCGCAGCACCAGATTGCCGTGCGGGTCGACGATCCACAGCTGCGGCACGGCTTTGTCGCCGGTGGTCCTGGCAAACACTCCGGCATCCAGTGGGTAACGCTGCAATTGCGGATATTCACGGTCGAGCTTGGCGGCGTAGTCGGCGCCCAACGGTTGCGCGGCGGCGAGGGCGTGGCTGGCACGTCCGGCTTCGCGGCCGAGGCTGATCTGGATCTGCCGCGCCAGATAAACCAGTTGCTGGCAATCGACTGCGCAATCCTTCGGCGCCGTGACCAGAATCTGCCAGCGCTGCTCATCGGCCTGCACGCCGAGGTCGGCGCGGGTCTGGCCGTTGCCGATCAGCTCGCCGTGATAGCTGCGTCCTTCCGGCACCCAGAACTGCAATTTGTACATGCCGGTGGCGAGCAGCATCGGCCCGACCACGCCAAGCACAATCAGCAGCAACTGAATGCGCCCACGCCGGCGGCTGGGAACGGGTTTGGCCTCAGACATGCTGGGTGGATTCATGGCGCTTCCCATGGCGTTTCTCCTTTGCGTGGTGCCAGCCGAAATAGAGGTAAAGACCGAGCAGAGCCGTGGCCATGGCGAACCATTGCACGGCGTAGCCGAGGTGTTTTTCCGGGCCCATCGCGACCACCGGCCAATCGGTCTGATAGCTGGCCGGGCCGGGTTCGGCGCGCAGCTCAAAGGCGAAACCGTCGCGCTCGAGGGTCTGCCACAACTTGCTCGGTTCGACAGCGGTAATGATTTGCGGCCAGACACTGCTCACCGGATCGGCGTGCAATTGAAACGTCGCGCCGGGGGCGACGTAGACCCAGGCGTCGAGCGTCAGTGTCTCGGCCGGTGTCGTGAATTGCGGCGGCACGCGCCGGTCGGGCCAAGGCAGCCAGCCCCGATTGACCAGCAGCCACAGGCCGCTGCGCTGATCCTGAAACGGTTGCAGCAACTCGACGCCGACCTTGCCGTTACGCTGGCGGTTGTCCAGCAGCAGCGTGTGGGCAGCGTCGAACTGACCGTGCAGGCGCACGCGGCGGTAAGCCGGGTCGGCGCTGGCGAGCAGTTCACTGCTGGCCATCGG contains:
- a CDS encoding SURF1 family protein; protein product: MKRFRPGVIPTVVVGLLLPLMVALGFWQLGRGAEKTALLASYAERRVAEPMASSELLASADPAYRRVRLHGQFDAAHTLLLDNRQRNGKVGVELLQPFQDQRSGLWLLVNRGWLPWPDRRVPPQFTTPAETLTLDAWVYVAPGATFQLHADPVSSVWPQIITAVEPSKLWQTLERDGFAFELRAEPGPASYQTDWPVVAMGPEKHLGYAVQWFAMATALLGLYLYFGWHHAKEKRHGKRHESTQHV
- a CDS encoding COX15/CtaA family protein translates to MAKPGFRLALFATLLALIVVLLGAYTRLTHAGLGCPDWPGCYGFISVPKSEAQLAHAELHFPDAPVEAHKGWNEMIHRYFAGTLGLLISVLAGRAWVNRRHPGQPVKLPLFLLAVVIAQAAFGMWTVTLKLWPQVVTGHLLGGFATLSLLFLLTLRLSGVLPVLTVPKRLQYWATAGLLLVIGQIALGGWVSSNYAAVACIDFPTCHGQWLPPADFANGFHLTQHIGPNYLGGQLDSDARTAIHLTHRIGALLVTVVLLGLAWQLKAVGMTRLAGLLLIALAAQITLGISNVLFHLPLPVAVAHNAGGAALLLTLVLVNYHARTSLLRVSQPVLARWRFSAPKPAVAPIALKGETPWRV